A genomic segment from Spongiibacter sp. IMCC21906 encodes:
- a CDS encoding IS5 family transposase, producing MSQLTFAEAEYQNKKRKTRRELFLEKMDGLIPWAKLEKKLRKHYPKGENGNPPYPLAIMLRVHCLQLFYNLSDPAMEDALYEIESMRRFAGLRLSDRLPDESTILRFRHFLERYKLGKVIFDTVSAQLRQQGLMMREGTIVDATIIAAPSSTKNQDGERDPEMHQTKKGNEWHFGMKMHIGVDDRDGLIHSIETTAANVHDLTAADQLLHGEEQRVWGDAGYTGIHKRDEFKDRDVDWRIALRPGTRRKLADQLQEMLEGIKASVRAKVEHPFRTIKQQFGYGKVRYRGLAKNTNRLYVLSAFTNLLRAEKYLPS from the coding sequence ATGAGCCAACTGACTTTCGCCGAAGCCGAATACCAAAACAAGAAGCGCAAGACGCGGCGGGAGCTGTTCCTCGAGAAAATGGATGGCTTGATTCCCTGGGCCAAGCTGGAGAAGAAGCTCCGCAAGCACTATCCCAAGGGTGAGAACGGGAATCCGCCGTACCCGCTGGCGATAATGCTTCGGGTTCACTGCCTGCAGCTGTTCTACAACCTCAGTGATCCGGCGATGGAGGATGCCCTGTACGAGATCGAGTCGATGCGCCGCTTTGCCGGGCTCCGTTTGTCTGATCGGCTACCGGATGAAAGCACCATTCTCCGCTTCCGTCATTTTTTAGAACGCTACAAATTGGGCAAAGTGATCTTCGATACCGTGAGCGCCCAGCTGCGCCAGCAGGGTCTGATGATGCGTGAAGGCACCATTGTTGATGCCACGATTATCGCCGCGCCCAGCTCAACCAAGAATCAGGACGGGGAGCGGGATCCGGAGATGCACCAGACAAAGAAAGGCAATGAATGGCACTTTGGCATGAAGATGCATATTGGCGTGGATGACCGGGACGGCTTGATTCACAGCATCGAGACCACAGCCGCGAATGTGCATGATCTCACTGCGGCAGATCAGCTTCTTCACGGAGAAGAGCAGCGGGTCTGGGGTGATGCGGGTTATACCGGCATCCATAAGCGAGATGAGTTTAAAGATCGGGATGTCGATTGGCGTATCGCGCTACGCCCCGGCACCCGGCGCAAGCTGGCTGACCAGCTACAGGAAATGCTGGAGGGAATAAAGGCCAGCGTGCGTGCGAAAGTCGAGCATCCGTTCCGGACGATCAAACAGCAGTTTGGTTATGGGAAGGTTCGCTACCGTGGACTGGCGAAAAACACCAATCGCCTGTATGTCCTCTCGGCGTTTACCAACCTGCTGAGAGCGGAGAAATATCTGCCTTCGTAG
- a CDS encoding sulfurtransferase — MMDNLPLLIEADQLNELLREPGLLIIDVCSAENYARHHIPGAVHIAPSELQSGVKPAVGKLPTKAALQSLFQRVGLTPDSHVIAYDDEGGGWAGRLIWTLDAIGHKHYSYLNGGLHAWVEENHPVQQVAADPKPSDIEIALDTTPVAEIEDFIAMLDNPQLRIWDARSPEEYRGEKVFAAHGGHIPGAINLDWLELIDKENNMRLKELSSLQTRLNELGLSKDKSIITHCQTHHRSGLSYLLMKILGYPNIKGYHGSWGEWGNRNDTPIETGADHRSSAQQP, encoded by the coding sequence TGCCACTCCTTATTGAAGCAGATCAACTCAACGAGCTCCTCCGCGAGCCCGGCCTGCTGATAATTGATGTCTGCAGTGCAGAAAACTATGCCCGCCACCATATTCCCGGTGCGGTGCATATCGCCCCTTCAGAACTGCAATCTGGCGTTAAGCCCGCCGTAGGCAAACTGCCAACTAAAGCCGCGCTACAATCGCTGTTTCAACGGGTGGGCTTAACCCCCGACAGCCATGTTATCGCCTACGACGACGAAGGTGGCGGCTGGGCAGGACGACTCATTTGGACATTAGACGCCATCGGTCACAAACACTACAGCTACCTCAATGGCGGCTTACACGCCTGGGTAGAAGAAAATCACCCCGTCCAGCAGGTCGCCGCAGACCCCAAGCCCAGCGACATCGAAATTGCCCTGGACACCACCCCCGTCGCCGAGATTGAAGATTTTATCGCCATGCTCGATAACCCCCAATTGCGGATATGGGACGCCCGCTCCCCAGAAGAGTACCGAGGCGAAAAAGTTTTTGCCGCCCATGGTGGCCATATCCCCGGTGCCATCAACCTCGATTGGCTGGAGCTCATCGACAAAGAAAACAATATGCGTCTAAAAGAGTTAAGCAGCCTGCAGACACGGCTGAACGAACTGGGGCTGAGCAAAGATAAATCGATTATTACCCACTGCCAAACCCATCACCGGTCTGGGCTAAGCTATTTGCTAATGAAAATCCTCGGCTACCCCAACATCAAGGGCTACCACGGCTCTTGGGGTGAATGGGGCAATCGCAACGACACCCCAATAGAAACCGGGGCAGACCACCGCAGCAGTGCGCAACAGCCTTGA
- the asd gene encoding archaetidylserine decarboxylase (Phosphatidylserine decarboxylase is synthesized as a single chain precursor. Generation of the pyruvoyl active site from a Ser is coupled to cleavage of a Gly-Ser bond between the larger (beta) and smaller (alpha chains). It is an integral membrane protein.), with the protein MKIVFIIFQYLLPQQCLSRLVGRLAECTTPWLKNALIKRFIRHYGVDMSEAAEPDPELYSNFNAFFTRALKEGARPIAEGSHDIACPADGVVSQLGKISAGRILQAKGQDYSLNQLLAGDQAMAAQFIDGHFATIYLSPKDYHRVHMPLDGELRSSTYVPGQLFSVNQTTADNVANLFARNERLISVFDTDAGPMAVILVGAMIVAGIETVWTGQIAPPPRQISTQHYPRQEAVSLKKGEEMGRFKLGSTVILLFGKDQVEWASQFGPLSPTRLGEPLGSHKIVSA; encoded by the coding sequence GTGAAAATTGTTTTTATTATTTTTCAATATTTACTGCCACAACAATGCTTATCCCGGCTGGTGGGGCGCTTGGCCGAGTGCACCACGCCGTGGCTGAAAAACGCCCTGATCAAACGCTTTATCCGCCACTACGGCGTCGACATGAGCGAGGCCGCCGAGCCCGACCCAGAGCTATACAGCAACTTTAATGCGTTTTTTACCCGGGCATTAAAAGAAGGCGCGCGGCCCATTGCGGAAGGCAGTCACGATATTGCCTGCCCCGCCGACGGCGTTGTCAGTCAGTTGGGCAAAATTTCTGCAGGACGCATTTTACAAGCCAAAGGCCAAGACTATTCCCTCAATCAACTCTTGGCCGGTGACCAGGCAATGGCCGCACAATTTATCGACGGCCACTTTGCCACCATTTACCTGTCACCCAAAGACTATCACCGTGTGCATATGCCCCTGGACGGCGAGCTTCGCAGCAGTACCTATGTCCCCGGCCAATTGTTTTCAGTTAACCAAACTACCGCCGATAATGTCGCCAATCTCTTTGCCCGCAACGAACGTCTAATCAGCGTGTTTGATACCGACGCCGGGCCAATGGCGGTGATCCTGGTCGGCGCCATGATTGTGGCTGGCATCGAAACTGTCTGGACAGGACAAATTGCCCCCCCACCCCGGCAAATCAGCACCCAGCATTACCCTCGCCAAGAAGCGGTCAGTCTCAAAAAAGGTGAAGAAATGGGTCGTTTCAAACTGGGGTCCACCGTCATCCTCTTATTTGGCAAAGATCAAGTAGAGTGGGCGTCGCAATTTGGCCCCCTCAGCCCCACCCGGCTTGGAGAACCACTGGGATCACACAAAATCGTCAGCGCTTAA
- a CDS encoding PAS domain-containing sensor histidine kinase codes for MNAPLTTKPDAQQNYLKNELYTLIQQDPGIFEFIQSGSLDGLWYWDIEKPENEWMSPRFWETLGYAPSEKAHLASEWQDIIFQEDLATALVNFKEHCQNPDHPYDQIVRYRHRNGSTVWIRCRGMAVRDDNGRPLRMLGAHTDVTELKLAELRLAEKNDELLKYSYAISHDLKGPIGNAGLGLKLIEENFSAGLDPMAKTLLSQMTDTMSRMITVIDGLHNIAVVDGLESDSETFSLGALLETVKQDLQQDISQSNGHITLDSDGDITATKVLCTQVLYNLVQNALKYRKPEVAPQINIGLGETPSHWQVTVIDNGLGIAPQHHEKIFEFLKRLHANHEIAGSGLGLSFCKKAVSRLGGTLKLESAENCGAIFSFTIAKP; via the coding sequence ATGAATGCCCCACTCACCACAAAGCCTGATGCTCAGCAAAATTACTTAAAAAATGAGCTTTATACGCTGATTCAGCAAGACCCTGGCATCTTTGAATTTATTCAATCTGGCTCGCTGGATGGCCTTTGGTACTGGGATATTGAAAAACCGGAAAACGAATGGATGAGCCCCCGATTCTGGGAAACTCTGGGCTACGCCCCGTCAGAAAAGGCCCATCTTGCCAGCGAGTGGCAAGACATTATTTTTCAAGAAGATCTGGCGACGGCACTGGTCAACTTTAAAGAACATTGCCAAAACCCCGACCATCCTTACGATCAAATTGTGCGCTACCGCCATCGCAACGGTTCCACCGTATGGATTCGCTGTCGGGGCATGGCGGTACGAGATGACAATGGCCGCCCCCTACGCATGTTAGGCGCTCACACCGATGTCACCGAATTAAAGCTGGCCGAACTCCGACTGGCGGAGAAAAACGATGAGCTGCTCAAATACAGCTACGCTATTTCCCACGACTTAAAAGGCCCCATTGGCAATGCCGGTTTGGGCCTGAAATTGATTGAAGAAAATTTCAGCGCCGGGCTGGACCCGATGGCTAAAACCTTGCTGTCCCAAATGACCGATACCATGAGCCGTATGATCACCGTGATTGATGGCCTGCATAATATAGCCGTGGTAGACGGCCTGGAATCCGATTCCGAAACCTTTTCACTGGGTGCCCTGCTTGAAACTGTCAAGCAAGACCTGCAACAAGATATTAGTCAAAGCAACGGCCACATTACGCTGGACAGCGATGGCGACATTACCGCGACCAAAGTCCTTTGCACCCAAGTACTCTACAATTTGGTTCAAAACGCGCTTAAATACCGCAAACCCGAGGTGGCGCCCCAGATCAATATCGGCCTGGGTGAGACTCCCAGCCACTGGCAGGTTACCGTTATCGACAACGGGCTAGGCATTGCCCCGCAACACCACGAAAAGATATTTGAATTTTTAAAACGCCTGCACGCCAATCATGAAATCGCCGGCTCAGGTTTAGGTCTGAGTTTTTGCAAAAAAGCGGTCTCACGTTTGGGGGGAACGCTAAAACTCGAGTCCGCCGAAAACTGCGGCGCCATATTCAGCTTTACCATTGCCAAACCCTGA